Sequence from the Panicum virgatum strain AP13 chromosome 5N, P.virgatum_v5, whole genome shotgun sequence genome:
TCGTGGTTGAATTCAGTCCCCTTCCTCCTCACTTCTGTCCATAATATGAGCACATTAAAGTACTTCTCAGCTGAGACATACCCATTGATAAGTGAAAGGTATGTCTGATTATTTGGTTCAAATCTAAGGAATACCATCCTTCGGTATGTCCTTCTGGCATCCTCTAACCTCCCGACCTTGCAGAAAGCATGTATTATCGAGTTCCAATCATGTGTAGCAATCTCTATTCTCGGGTCATCAACCACTGATTCCAAGAATGAAGCCATGAGGCCAGGCCGGTTGTTCTCTGTCAAGCCTGTCATTATAGTGAGATAACTTGACCTAAGTTCCGGTAGTCTTGCCTCCCTCATGTCCTTGAACAGAGCAAATGCAGATTGGAAATCATGGGCTGTCATGGAAGCATCGATAAGAGCATCATAACTACCAGCATCAAGTTGAAGCCCTGCTGCACTAATCTCTGCCACAAGCTGTGCAGCCTCTGCAGTCTTCTGTTCCTTGCAATATGCTTTCAAGATTGAGGAGTACACACCAAGCCCTACAGAAGCTCCTTGAGCAGTCATTTCATCGAGTATGCTATGGGCTTTGTTCAATAGGCCAAGTTCAACACAAGCGTTGACAATCCCAAACCCAACAGAATCCTCAACTGACATAGGTTGTTGAGTGAGCTCAATCTCCTGTGCTTGGATGATCAACTGAGCTAGTTCTCTAATCCTAGCATGATCGATAAAGCATTGAGCAACTTCACTATAGGTTTCCTCATCAAATCCATTGCCATCCCCAACTCTGCGCTCCTTCACAGCACGGAGAATAAGCAATGAAACCAACTCAAAGTTGCTTGATTTTAGGTACCCACTGACCAGATTCTTGAAAAATCCCTTCTTGCTGAATCCCAGAGCATCAAGCAATGTATCCAGCTCATCAACCCGGCTGGGAACACCTCTCCAAGCATACAAGAAGGCAAGTGACCCAAAGCTCTCTACGTCTGGTGCGACCCCAACGGCCGACATAGTCTCCAGGACTCTCTCAGCATCAGCCACCGAACCAATCCTGCGGCAGCAACCTGCAAGGACAGCATTGCAGGCAGCGAGATCAGGGCGCATCGCCGCGGCCTCAGCAGGAGCCTTCTCCTCCACCACGAGCTTGCAGGCCTCGTCGAACACCTTCAGGAACGCCGCAAAGGCGCCCGCGTCATCGCGGGTAACCTCGATCAGAGGGTGCCCCCAGACGGAGAACGCCGGGAGGCGGCGCCCGCAGCGCAGCATCGCGCGCGCGAGAgccagcgccggcgcggcggagcccGCCGCGGCTAGCGCGGAGAAGAGCGCCCCAAGGGCGGGCTCCGGGACGGGCGCCGCGTGCGGGCTCTTCTCCAGCAGGAAGACGGCCGCGGCGAAGGCGCGCTTGAGGCCAAGCCGCTGGTGCGCGGCCGCTGCGCCGGCGAGGTGGGagacgagcgcggcggcggcttggggcGAGGGCGGGC
This genomic interval carries:
- the LOC120676066 gene encoding pentatricopeptide repeat-containing protein At1g69290-like encodes the protein MRALLRLRRRLPLPLAARAFSSSSSSEPHEIPTVYSFLQPSVFAPRPRPQPPPPPPPPAHDTAPRKTLPVAEAAALESDLLAAVAADRSDDAWIAFKSLAASSSPPSPQAAAALVSHLAGAAAAHQRLGLKRAFAAAVFLLEKSPHAAPVPEPALGALFSALAAAGSAAPALALARAMLRCGRRLPAFSVWGHPLIEVTRDDAGAFAAFLKVFDEACKLVVEEKAPAEAAAMRPDLAACNAVLAGCCRRIGSVADAERVLETMSAVGVAPDVESFGSLAFLYAWRGVPSRVDELDTLLDALGFSKKGFFKNLVSGYLKSSNFELVSLLILRAVKERRVGDGNGFDEETYSEVAQCFIDHARIRELAQLIIQAQEIELTQQPMSVEDSVGFGIVNACVELGLLNKAHSILDEMTAQGASVGLGVYSSILKAYCKEQKTAEAAQLVAEISAAGLQLDAGSYDALIDASMTAHDFQSAFALFKDMREARLPELRSSYLTIMTGLTENNRPGLMASFLESVVDDPRIEIATHDWNSIIHAFCKVGRLEDARRTYRRMVFLRFEPNNQTYLSLINGYVSAEKYFNVLILWTEVRRKGTEFNHELIDAFLYALVKGGFFDMAMQVIDKARELKIFIDKWRYKQAFMETHKKLKVAKLRKRNFRKMEALVAFKNWAGLNT